In Lactuca sativa cultivar Salinas chromosome 5, Lsat_Salinas_v11, whole genome shotgun sequence, the DNA window cctatgtacttaccaggtttcccaacctgacctactcagtttatttatatcacaggtgttgatttacactgagagattaaggagatataaatcactagtgataatgaatgtaagttctgtttatgcttatgtttctgtattgatgatgacatcccaaatgttttaaaatgaataaaaatagttttcttcggaaatgttttgataacgtatttatcatgttttaccgggaacaaattccgcaacatttttattaaaagatgtactctgatttttataaagcataaacaaaatcggtcgtTTCTGGCCGAGAAGATGGGGATGACACATTTTCCAAaatagtcaatttgcttttatttccaagagaaggggcattggagatgaagctaccctatctacctgagagatctaagagatgggagagtcaagacgtttgactcaacttcaggtaaaatccactatctaactccattaagttcctattcataatgtgataagattacatttgaatgtttttcaggatcagagaaaagaaaggaagcttgatggaagagcaagatgaatctgatcatgaagaaatggatcacAATCGCATGgtttcgaagatcagattttgagcttagaaagttatgatagaactATTacgaatatttgattacatagtttttcagttgattttgcattgtaacgacatgttttccgctgcttttataagtaaaataaattttttgatttgtcttatttatatatatccttgcaatgaaattgtTGTGATATATTGAtatttgtgtatttctataaatggatgtgattctttgtTATGTTGTTTAGGGtagtttcaaaattttctaattaaggaaagattccattgcccaagtttcaattggacagaaacttggaatcatatgatttgaatcatgtgatgtatggaaatcttagtacttaggaaattaagactaattccttgatcacacaagtatgtgagtcaagtgaaggactaaaagaATAGAACAAAATGTTGttcactagtcaagtccaccacaaataacaataagactattcgtcataatttactaaaagtctagtaaatgtggttatgcttacaagattaagtggaattctgaatcattgaacaagtttcaatgaatggcagaacgaataagaagaatcaattaggcagaaagataaaagtttctccaatctaagaagaagggtgagtacttttgtatcggatTTTATgattgtcttaatgattaagaaccatatcacaattgatcatctaaggacatcttagtgcactagtatggctaagaagagaaatcggaaattgttgaaatggttaaatcaaaaggatgagtcatacttcattccaaaatcaagtcttagaatcgtactccaagattgtgaattgagtgacacacagTCATTAAATGtgaagtaaaaaaaatatatttttcttactCTTTCAAGTTTGAAATTGGTGTGTATTGTTAGTCTTGATGAGGAtatgcactaactcttgaatatttctttattaagaaatgtttcttgataagagaatcttatatgtcaagaggtcagtaggagtctaaatgatcttgaaaaattttcgagaactaatcaagagtaaacctattatttaACACTagaacacgacttgaggtttgtaacccatCATGTTGACatgatcttgtttctgtgccatttcGATTTAGTaaactatgcatatgagttctacgagttctcaatagaatGCATAAGGCAAGCACCTTATTCAATGAATGTACATTGACTGgaataggtgagctgctagataacttggaagcaatggtgggacccttgatggaaagaaattaagaatgaacaagttctgtccataagagtttgaatttgtcacaaacattatctttcgattatggttatggcaaattcacatggatagaaacacatacaccataaaatctaagtgtcataaggttttctctccttcatgaaaatgattgtgaggaaacgctttcactaagatagattttaaggagatagtgattatgtaaattgcattctcaaattcgagtatgattacgacatcccttttcatagttcaaattgtgagatttggcaattagtctgaacatttaggacttagtaaaataagttcTGAATTGGTTTAGACATACATGTGAGATATCTAAGGGATGGTGTATtaggttgagaagcttagataaaggcttatcaaatcatatcgtattagaaacaatgaactttagaagtcaataagtattgttttctagaagtttagctggtttctaaatacatgtcaaagctagtaggagcataaatgttatgctggaataaatataatcatcatgttagtgggatcatgattattatttaagtattgcaagttgacaatattaattatagaaaaacaaaagtttcactttgcaaagttgcaagggtagaaaagttgtttttgttataattaagggagagaatgttatacttcgtttccaatctaaaagcttagattgagaaatttaattgtatttagtcaagcgtatatttattatttgcattctcaaaatatgattatgattacggcatccctcttcatagttcgaattttgagaaaacggcaaatagaaatattatgacgatattatagtaagaaactggtaaagtatcatgtttttcattGCGCCattgtatcccatacgcttcgggtataagatcgattacatatgttataatatttgaccattctaaatttttccaaatgcataGGGCATTTAGATGGAAAAAAAGGAAATAGAaccagttttgactaaaataattaaacaattgccaaggacaatctaaggttcgccaaggattggtcgcttgtggacagttgaaagtattgtcatggatggaccatattgacattattatgaataaataacattctatttagaatgaattgtcatatggaaaatatggaaatatttccatattgggagttggatatagagaatcaatgtctagattagaaacttttatgcaagaaggatgttcaaaggaatgtactttgaatataagacttcatgactatggaattgtctcgtaacaatctccaatagagcattttgtaatttcgttggctgagtcttggtgacttttgtgtcgtgacattacgaaatgaccgttgcataaaatgttataatctaacatattctagtagtggcgagaattttgtgttcttacactaatagaTTAGGAATTTcagtgtgattgaaaatgttattcaattatactatttcacaaagtaaggaccataggtaaacatagtatgcatgctaagagcatgggacaattgttgttataattcaagtaagaagttgattacacgaaacaacaaataatgagtaatcaatatggtgattaaataaaaggtgttttatttatactcaaaagtttggggccatataagattagtattattcttgtgtttcactttgcatgttttgacttcctgaataataagattattcgaacgttccacagtcgctcatgttggattaatgtctaagtccataactataattgataagaCTTGACctggcccggcatggtccatttgggttacatggcatcatgcacttggatagactaaaatgagagaaataacacttaaggtttgttaatatattataagttctaatatatttatagagattatttaattagtattgattaagaattaatctagaattaattaagtgatcaaaagaagactaattaaatatatgggttgattgtgtaaatcattcatacttatatagtaggctaatgctccatggattatcaagttgggctcaaacccattggatgctccatggatgctccatggtgtatttgaacccatggatccaaggaaatggaaagccatgacaatgagggtttaccctaattgtaacaactatataagcatcttattgatgtgagaaatcggccactagatatgcatggagggcaagccgattcttgaagtgttctaatttctctctaagttattccaagtgcttatggtgttgtgtgaaccatttgaggtgtcacacttggggcactaggcactcaagcttcatgaagacaagcaccaacaaaaggtatgttattctaacttgtgttattcaaagttttgtatgctagaatagaacaataccttggaaagttgatatttgcatgtataatagagaaaacatagatccaaggtatttagggttgcatgtacacttaggagtgttagattgctcaaaacccaacaactcatactttgggagtaggtattaaagaagattgtcatgaattggtttgtagattgcctaaagtgtattagacatagcaaatgtttgttgcaacgttcatgagtgcttatgaatatgatttgagcattagattaaacccacgctcacttagatcacttcatggattttatcacgagtgattggtgagatgataatatcttatattcttgaaaccgagatgtgtaagttgtatcttgagagtcggttacacattgataatatgtaaacgcaccagtaaattggtgttataaaacgtattgttgtgtgtgatttggtaagtgagtgcaaatgagcattgagtcgaagtttatccgttccttttacccaaagtgggatacaagcgatatctatgggcccctcgatgatttagtgacgacaccctaagcgtttggccaagccaggactaagttgatgtgttcacttgtggtctgttgtcagtcatcgtaaatcggaaatcgggaaacaacacatagatagtgagaatgatttaaatcaatgtcttagtctatacgatatctagaatggaggaatatatgatctcttatctaaaggacacgctttctgataagatcagagttgatagcggcttttgaaagctacgattgtggatcaggatctgaagtcatacacagaatagttattagacttatccaagtgggagactgttggattagtgtctaagtccataactattttggtatgtacttgacccgatagtgcatggtccttttgggttgccttcaccaaagcaacttgataggatgaattatggagagagaggattaattatgatttatgaattatattatgagaataatatattaaaggagaaatcatattgtttaattaatattaatcaataattaattaagaatcaattttgtggctaaaagatattaattaaataaaggggactggaactatcaattgtgtgatagttgaatattgggctaatggacttcatagaggatggagtggacgaattctatggggaaactcattagaaatcgtccaaggcctctaaggagggtgttcatgggctgcttagggcctaagcagtcaaattagggtttccttgttagataaccctaatagcctcacatatttaaggacccctaaggcaccaaaaacgtggctaactgattccttagggttttagatgtttttgggtgcctctcctattctccttcttcttcctcttgctcttggtgtttgggagccattagagaagtgacacttgtgactctaagctttcagaagtcaattacaaggaggatttgagattgttattgctacataacaatcaaggtatgatctaaaccctaattcatatgttaatatcattattgtatgctagatctagggtttaaagtcttggatgaaggcatgtacaatagagaaaactagatccaagcattagggtttgcatgagcacataagatgttcttatggctaaaacccatcagttaccacgtaaagttgctaactttacgtgcatgcaaggcttcaaGAAGCTAAAACACCCAAACTAGCCTTAGGAAGAGGTTTGGGGTAAGGAGAAGggccaaagcttcataaagcttgaggctttatgtcAAAGAGAGCCTAAAGGAGTCCATATCTGAAGTCACAACTTCAAAATCGTGCTCAAAATCAAAAATGCATCACATATAAGCTAGAAATGGCCCTAAACTCTTGGATGAATAGATCTATTAAGAGAATGATCAAGGTAATGGATTTTTACCTTAAAAAGGATGCCAAAATGATGTATATGCTAGATCTACAAGCCCTTTATCACTCCAAGCTCCTAACTCTTCAAACCTCTTCAAGAAATTCACCTTATACACACTTTTagtctcacacacactcaaaatagggTTAGATCGATTAGGATTTGCTTTTGGATGTGAAAAGGTGGTAAGGAGGCTGGAAGGAAGGACTTaatatcctttaaatagggtgcaaaacctaaaaattagggttttcatgcacaacctctactcgtcgagCTGGGGTCCTCTAATTCGTCGAGTAGGTTTTATAAACCACGCGGCCATATCCCTTTTCTACACAACGAGTTGGGGCAGCCAACCCATCAAGTGTGTCTTTAATAATGAATATAAAACTTTAaaatttatacctgggagtcggggtgttactATCGCATTGGAAAGAATTTGATGGTCTTACTAACCTCGGTAGTTGTACTTGTGAGGTTGCTGCTAGTTTTAACAATCATGCAAAACTAATGAAACTAATGCAGTTTTTAAGTGGTTTAGATGATTCATATAGCCAAGTTATAAGTCATATTTTATTAAAGAAACCTCTTCATATAGTcaaaattgttttttatttagATTCTCGAGAAGAGTCAAATCAAAAACATGGTTTTAACTCTAACTCTTTTGGTAATAATAAACCTCAGTCTTCAGCTTTTGTTTCTAAATTTTCTGACCAAAAGAAAGTTAAAGGTAAAAATCAAATTCCTCAACGTAAGAATTGTGTCCTGAAAGGTCACACATTTgaaaaatgttacaaaattattgGTTATCCCAAAGATTATAAACCCAAATATGAgtttaataatcaaaataaaaacattttcgtAAATTCTTCCTGTGTTTAGTCTAAATTTGTTAATCCTAAGGATAAATCTAATAATTCTGATTGTCACTATCTCACTAGTGAACAATATGCTAAGTTTTTTAAACTCATTAGTGACAAGCAAGGGTTGGATGAAGGATCTGTCAGTGCCAACATGGCAAGTGTTTCATGTAATTCTTTTGTTAATTCTGATTGTCAAAAATGGGTGGTTGATTCAGGAGCTAATCAACATATGACAACCTTTGAATCACTTCTTCGTGATCATGTGGATGTTTCTAAACTAAATCCAAGAGTTAGTCATCCTAATGGCTCTTCTGCTCAAATTAATAAAGTAGGAAATTTACAACTATCAAATTCTCTTAAATTGTTTGATGTCTTTGTTGTTCTTGAATTTAAAATTAACCTTGTGTCTATTCAAAAATTGTGTAAAGACAGTAAGTGTAATGTTGTTTTTAATGAGCATAATTGCTATGTTCATGATTCACAGtctaataagattattcgaacgttccacagtcgctcatgttggattaatgtctaagtccataactataattggtaagacttgacccggcccggcatggtccatttgggttgcatggcatcatgcacttggatagactaaaatgagagaaataacacttaaggtttgttaatatattataagttctaatatatttatagagattatttaattagtattgatcaagaattaatctagaattaattaagtgatcaaaagaatactaattaaatatatgggttgattgtgtaaatcatccatacttatatagtaggctaatgctccatggattatcaagttgggctcaaacccattggatgctccatggatgttccatggtgtatttgaacccatggatccaaggaaatggaaagccatgacaattagggtttaccctaattgtaacaactatataagcatcttattgatgtgagaaatcggccactagatatgcatggagggcaagccgattcttgaagtgttctaatttctctctaagttattccaagtgcttatggtgttgtgtgaaccatttgaggtgtcacacttggggcactaggcactcaagcttcatgaagacaagcaccaacaaaaggtatgttattctaacttgtgttattcaaagttttgtatgctagaatagaacaataccttggaaagttgatatttgcatgtataatagaaaaaacatagatccaaggtatttagggttgcatgtacacttaggagtgttagattgctcaaaacccaacagctcatactttgggagtaggtattaaagaagattgtcatgaattggtttgtagattgcctaaagtgtattagacatagcaaatgtttgttgcaacgttcattaGTTCTAAAGTTTTAAATTGATATTCTTATTATTTAGCCTTTAAAACTGATGTCCCAACTCATCCTTCACAAGTGAAGGTAATTATAAAACAATATATTACTTAATTACTCATCCTATGAATTTGTTTATACGTTATAAGTATTAAACATAAGCATATTAAATTGTTATATTGCTACCAAAAATGTTGTGGATATAAAATTAATGTTATGTTTGCTAGTTATGGTtagtgattattttgaaaacaatgttGTTTTTAGTTACAATTAACATGGTTAGTTCAATAGTTattgaaaaaaatatgttttggaaagtATCCATAATAATACAATGAATATATTCAAGATATAAGACATCGCCATAGATAATTGTAAgaaatttaatataattattgaAGTTAcgcttaaaaaaaattattcatacGACCCACCCGGCCCGCCATTAGTATTTTTTTACACTTTCATTTTTTCGGTTTCATTTAAATTGGGAACCGTATGATTTTCGATTCTAGATTCGCCAATAATAATTAcccttaaaattttaaattcccaATATAATTACATActatatatttaatattatattattctAAAAACATTATTGATATTACTGGTTCGGTTCGGTTTATAATGGTTCGGTTTTTTATGAAAACCATAACCGAACCATATGTATTCGGTTAATCAAAAAAAAACCGAACCATATCTTTTAGTAATGGTTCGGTTAAAATGAGGGTTATATCAGTTAATTTGGTTATGGTTTGGTTTTTCGGTTAATATGCTCATCCTTAATCAGTGCTTTGTTATTTTTTTCGAACAtgttaaaaaatcattttaaaactaaTATTAAATCCATAAGATCTGATAATGGGACTGAATGTTTAAATATTCGTATGAAAACATTTACTGAAAACAATGAGATTTTACATCAAACCTCTTGTGttcacacaccacaacaaaatggcatTGTGGAGAGAAAACACAGGCACATTCTTAATGTTACTAGGGCTCTATTATTTCAATCTGGTTTGCCTTTGAAACATTAGGGTGATGCTATTTTGACAGTTGTTTTTCTAATAAATAGAACTCTTTCATCTGTTTTACAAGGTCTTACTCCATATGAGTTGATTTACAAGAAAGCTCCAAGTTTTGATAATCTTTGTGTCTTTGGTTGTTTGTGTTTTTCCACTAAGCTTAATAATTATGATAAGTTTTCATCTATGGCTGAAAAATGTATTTTCTTGGGATGTTTATATGACTTTTCCTTCTGGTTATCACGGTAAGAATAACACTAGGGTTTGTAAAGTATTGAAGTCTTTATATGGTTTAAAGCAGACTCCACGTAAGTGGAATGAAAAGTTACGTGCTGCTttgtttggttttggttttggttttggttttgctcAAAGTATAAATGATTATTCTATGTTTGTAAAGTATATAGGATGATTCTCTTGTTATGTTATTGGTTTATTTGGATGACATAACTTTAACAGGTAATAATGAGATTGAAATAGCCAAAGTCAAAGATTTTCTTAAGTCACGGTCTTTGATTAAAGACTTAGGtaaactaaaatattttctaggAATAGAAGTTATTGATGTTCCAAATGGTCTTTGTCTTTCTTAAAGAAAATATTATATAGAATAGTTGAAAGATTTTGGGATGTTAGGATGTAAACCTGTTAATACTTCTCTTCAAACTAATCTTGTTGTTAATCGCGGTGATGATCTAAATAATGATACTTTTCTTGAAAATATTACTGAATGAATGTAACTAGACCAGATATTTCTTATGTTGTTCAAATTTTAAGTCGGTTTATGCACAAACCTAGGAGGTCTCATTTGAATTTTCTTTAAGGTTGTTAAGGTATCTTAAGTCTAGTCCTGGGAAAggtgtttgttttttaaaatttgataatcTTGTTTTGTGTGGTTTTTCTGATGTTGATTGGGCTAAGTGCTTATTTTCTAGAAAATTTGTGAGTGGGTATTTGGTCTATTTTGGTAATTCTCTaatatcttggagaagtaaaaAACAGTCTACCATTTCCAGGTCTTCCACCGAGTCCGAATATAAGGCTCTTGGTTCGTTGACTTGTGAGATAATTTGGGTTCTGAAAATTTTGTATGATTTAGAGTTTTCTGAAGTTGTTCCTATTAatcttttttgtgataatgattcTACAATAAAGTTGGCTTTAAATCCAGTCTTTCATGATAAAACCAAACAGTTTGAAATAGATGTTCATTTTATTAGAGAAAAAATTACAGATGGTATCATTAGTCTTGTTAAAGTTGGGTCAGCTAATCAAATTGCTGATATTTTGACTAAGTCTCTTAGTTCTTTTCAACATAATAACATGTATGGAAAAATGTGCTTGATTGATCCTTTCTTTGTAAAGTAAGTGGTCAAATGATTTGTTTGACCGGGGgtgttgaaataataaaaattaattttcaaactaatcttttattctttttattataTGTTTGTTCAGTTTAGTTTGCGGGTTCATTTGTTCAGAAGTTGGAGGGTGTAGTATGTAAATGTATTCAAGTTTGTACGCGAGTTACTAGGTTATTGTTACCCGATATATTTAATGTTGGATTGATTATTATTTACGTTAATTTAGATCGATATTATCTtggtactctctctctctctcgtgcgCGCGTTAGAAGTTCTtagcatattagggtttcctcatTTGATAGTAATCTGTTCATATCTGTGTGAATCTTATTGAGAGTAGAATAGGAATTATGTAGTGAGGTTTTTGATGTATTTGTACATGTAAACGTTCTGGTTTGATTTGAAATCAAGCTAATCATGTTGGTAAATCGTGTTTATAATTTCATCATGTGGTTTACTCGGTTGGAGCATGTGGTATCGATTTTGGTGGTTAGTGTTTCACGGTGGTTTCGGTGGTGTAGAGGTGGTTGACTGATATGATGATGGGGGTGTGGAGGTGACAGTGGTTGGTGATCTTGGCTAGGGTGATGGGTGTGATTTCCACAAAGAAATCAAGCAAGAACAAATCCAAATCAGTTGCTTTTCGATTTTGAGTATTAAGTTTCGATTTTGATAATCAAGCAAGAGCAAACCCAAAATCAGCCATCGCCATCATCACGAAAATCCACATATTTCAAATGAAGGGAAAATAATGCAATTTTAAGCCTATGGTTCGGTTTCTTCAGTCAAGAACATGGTAAAGCAAACAAAATCAAATCACATACAGATTcttcttttttgttattattcAAACGATTAATGATACCCGAGATTTTGTTCCAAATATATTTGAAACTAGATTAAGATCCAGTGTCGATTTACAAATTTGAAAAATCAAACCTTTAAATTTATGATCAGACCTACAAATCGATGTTCTATAAATCATAATCGACTCAAAATCGATTGATTTTCATAGTTGCAGAAGATCCTAAACTCATTGAAATGAATTTAAGAGTTCTTGCCATAAATATGTATATGACTATATATGACCAGCAACAGTATGGGAGAGGAGCAATGGTTTGGAGCTTGCTGGCTCTTTTGGGTGAAGAGACATGAGAAAGAATGAAAGGGATTTGGGTAGCTCCCTGTTAACTTAccttatataataaaataaaaaattattaaattaattattttattagattaatgatatatatatatatatatatatatatatatatatatatatatatatgtcaacaAAGAAATAAAGAAGGGCAATATCGTCATTTTAAGCCTaatagggaccaagcgcgcaacAAAACCAAACAatagggacgatccgagttaaaaaaaaataagttagggatcaaGCGCGTAAATTACACCAAACCACGggaaccattcatgtaatttactataACGCCTTGTTTCATATCGTTTCCCATTTCGGGATGGTCATTAACGATTGTGTATTAGCAGACTTAGGACCCTTGAAGAATTGAGATTTGGACTTTTGGAGGTGGATGATGTAAATTGGATGATCCGGGTCTTCGGTTTGTGTTTTAGAGCCAatgggtattttggtaatatgCCAGCTCAGGCTTTTATGGAATTTGGATGTTTGTTCGGGAAATTGTAAGGTAGGTATGAGTGGATTAAAGCATAGAGCTTATCGTTACCtctcatggatataaggatcgacGGAATCGGATTTATAATgaggaagttatggccttcggattACTTTAGGGTTTAATAGGAAACCCTAGTACGCGAAGCGTGCCTAGGGAGTATGTAGGGCGTACTGGTGCAAAGGTTGGTATGCGAGGCATAATGtggtgtacgcttagcatactgcaAAGTAAGAATTGGGAGTATGAGGCCTCATACACAGTGCGTATGATGAGTATGCGGTATGTACGAGGTGtaagttaaaaccctaatttaagatgttgtaccctatataagcacTTTAAATCTTTAGGGTTTGACTCTTTGCTAGCCTCCAAgtccccaaaaccctagaaattgtccCTTAGCCTCCATGGTGGTGTTTTGAGCTCATTGTGTGCTTCTTGGTGTGTTTGGTTCATATTCAAGAAGATAGAGTTTGGTGCATGGTTgtggatcaaggaagagcttgtggatcttgattctctacttcatttCCAAcctgtttgaggtaaaaagctttaaACTTGTTCATTAATGGCTTAGATCTATTATATATGAGTTTCGTTTCCTTTTTGGCCCTAAGAATGAGATTTGATACCACTCCATGAGctatgagttgccactcttgTTGTTTTTGAGGTTCTAGATTCATAAACTTCTCTCCTTTAGGGTTTGGAATCCGACATGCATGAGATTGtgtccatttggtgaaagtataatgctatatcaTGAAGTTGGGttcttttggggcatgcaaagtcaatgactttatggTTTCAGACGTTTATTAAGAAGTAGATATGTGGTTTGGGTTTTTagtcttaagcattaagtgcttaaggaACGATTTGGCTTTTTGGgtaagtatgttgggcgtacaagtctGTACG includes these proteins:
- the LOC111881823 gene encoding uncharacterized protein LOC111881823 translates to MASVSCNSFVNSDCQKWVVDSGANQHMTTFESLLRDHVDVSKLNPRVSHPNGSSAQINKVGNLQLSNSLKLFDVFVVLEFKINLVSIQKLCKDTFKTDVPTHPSQVKTPRKWNEKLRAALFGFGFGFGFAQSNNEIEIAKVKDFLKSRSLIKDLEFSEVVPINLFCDNDSTIKLALNPVFHDKTKQFEIDVHFIREKITDGIISLVKVGSANQIADILTKSLSSFQHNNMYGKMCLIDPFFVNLVCGFICSEVGGCSM